Proteins encoded together in one Thermanaerothrix sp. window:
- a CDS encoding LuxR C-terminal-related transcriptional regulator: protein MALFLIVITLLQIKKNMDTHLFSLNGLLYCSFFIIIFRLLELISLNNQMVTIFSKITYPFISVCPVFWFLFSIEITTGRYSLIRHKWLLYIIPFLTSFLFLTNDLHNFIWKRYEIVSFLIFKQIRVLSYGFYFWIHVFYSYMLYFLGSIIIITSFILHHQLFRLQALWVLLGGLLPLIFNVLYVFRIGGLTFDFSPLVLALSSLFFYIGIKNTSLAFIHPFSRILVYSEITDPLIIVNKNNIIVDINLSAKDYFGSILRVGKNVQEVFEKFPFWIFQKDGFSSRIMKLEWNRNSDSLETKVRISPLRSNGYSIMVLEEKGPPVAFTRREKEILELLGKQKNLTNKEIARHLNVDESTVKTHIHNLLKKTKRAKRSDLVNYFDEEEG, encoded by the coding sequence ATGGCTCTTTTTCTGATCGTTATAACGTTGTTACAAATAAAAAAGAATATGGATACCCATTTATTTTCGTTAAATGGATTGTTATATTGTTCCTTTTTTATAATTATTTTTCGTCTTCTTGAACTTATATCCCTTAATAACCAAATGGTAACGATCTTTTCTAAAATAACATATCCTTTTATTAGCGTATGTCCCGTTTTCTGGTTCTTGTTTTCTATTGAGATTACGACCGGAAGATATTCTCTAATACGTCATAAATGGCTGTTGTATATTATACCTTTTCTAACTTCTTTTTTGTTTCTTACTAATGATCTTCATAATTTTATTTGGAAACGTTATGAAATTGTCAGTTTTTTAATATTTAAGCAGATCCGGGTTTTGTCTTATGGTTTTTATTTTTGGATACATGTTTTTTATTCCTATATGTTGTATTTCCTCGGTTCTATAATTATTATAACTAGTTTTATTTTACATCACCAACTTTTTCGTCTTCAGGCTTTGTGGGTTTTATTGGGAGGATTGCTTCCTTTAATATTTAATGTTTTGTATGTTTTTAGAATTGGTGGTCTTACATTTGATTTTTCTCCTCTTGTATTAGCTTTAAGCAGTTTATTTTTCTATATAGGGATAAAAAATACAAGTTTGGCATTTATCCATCCTTTTTCTAGAATTCTTGTATATTCGGAAATAACTGATCCGCTTATTATTGTAAACAAAAATAATATTATAGTGGATATTAATCTTTCTGCTAAAGATTATTTTGGATCTATTCTAAGAGTGGGAAAAAATGTGCAGGAGGTCTTTGAAAAATTCCCTTTTTGGATTTTTCAAAAAGATGGTTTTTCTTCAAGAATTATGAAATTAGAGTGGAACCGAAATTCTGATTCCTTGGAAACAAAAGTAAGAATAAGTCCCCTGAGGTCAAATGGATATTCTATTATGGTTCTAGAAGAAAAAGGTCCCCCTGTGGCTTTCACCAGAAGGGAGAAAGAAATATTAGAATTATTAGGAAAACAAAAAAATCTAACAAACAAAGAAATAGCACGGCACTTGAATGTTGATGAGAGTACGGTAAAAACGCACATTCATAATCTGCTAAAAAAAACAAAGAGAGCAAAACGTTCTGATCTGGTTAATTATTTTGATGAAGAAGAAGGATGA
- the queD gene encoding 6-carboxytetrahydropterin synthase QueD, giving the protein MYTIRVEADFAAAHFLRHYHGKCERLHVHNYRVRVWARGKELSEGGMLIDFGVLKEGLRTVLGQLDHRNLNDIAYFQDDPSAERIARYVFEELTAWLKEQHLPYELLWAVDVFETPTSMARYEGE; this is encoded by the coding sequence ATGTATACCATACGGGTAGAGGCGGATTTTGCGGCGGCCCATTTTCTCCGCCATTATCACGGAAAGTGTGAGCGTCTCCATGTGCACAATTATCGGGTGCGGGTCTGGGCCCGGGGAAAGGAGCTTTCCGAGGGAGGCATGCTCATCGATTTTGGGGTGCTGAAAGAAGGACTCCGTACCGTCCTTGGTCAGCTAGACCACAGGAACCTCAATGATATCGCCTATTTTCAGGACGATCCCAGTGCCGAGCGGATTGCCCGCTATGTCTTCGAGGAGCTTACGGCCTGGTTGAAGGAACAGCATCTCCCGTACGAGCTCTTGTGGGCAGTGGATGTCTTTGAAACTCCCACAAGCATGGCCCGTTACGAGGGGGAATAA